In a single window of the Halolamina litorea genome:
- a CDS encoding peroxiredoxin: MSERPAAADGVTAPGIGDQFPGLTVETSQGEVSLPDDYEGSWLVLFSHPGDFTPVCTSEFVAFEQRRGEFEELNAELLGLSVDRVHSHIKWTEWIGENIGVDIEFPIIADDQGTVAQSLGMIHPGAGTATVRSVFLVDPTGTVRLVLTYPMEIGRNIDEILRSLRALQRSDEAEDIAVPADWPENETFGDRLLLSPPSTVDEAEARTAEAEAAEDMEAYDWWFVTQSE; encoded by the coding sequence ATGAGTGAGCGACCTGCGGCAGCTGACGGCGTCACTGCACCGGGGATCGGTGACCAGTTCCCCGGACTCACGGTGGAGACGAGTCAGGGCGAGGTGTCCCTTCCCGATGACTACGAGGGGTCTTGGTTGGTGCTGTTCAGCCACCCCGGGGACTTCACGCCGGTGTGTACCTCGGAGTTCGTCGCCTTCGAACAGCGCCGCGGGGAGTTCGAGGAGCTGAACGCCGAACTGCTCGGCCTGTCGGTGGACCGCGTCCACTCCCACATCAAGTGGACCGAGTGGATCGGCGAGAACATCGGTGTGGACATCGAGTTCCCGATCATCGCCGACGATCAGGGCACGGTCGCCCAGTCGCTCGGGATGATCCACCCGGGCGCGGGCACCGCGACCGTCCGGAGCGTCTTCCTCGTCGACCCCACCGGAACAGTCAGACTCGTGTTGACGTACCCGATGGAAATCGGCCGGAACATCGATGAGATCCTCCGGTCGCTGCGCGCACTGCAGCGAAGCGACGAGGCGGAGGATATCGCCGTCCCCGCCGACTGGCCCGAAAACGAGACCTTCGGTGATCGCCTCCTCCTCTCGCCGCCCAGCACCGTCGACGAGGCCGAGGCCCGGACAGCAGAGGCCGAAGCGGCGGAGGACATGGAAGCGTATGACTGGTGGTTCGTGACACAGTCGGAGTAA
- a CDS encoding succinylglutamate desuccinylase/aspartoacylase family protein, with the protein MNNQHADTFTFDGGEVQPGETEQFRFPVSETYLADPVRIPVTVINGAEPGPTAFLSAAAHGDELNGIEVVREVAQEWDHGNVRGTIVCLPVLNVQGFTTQERYLPIYDHDLNRSFPGKRDGTSSSRIAHEIYSNFVAPCDFGLDFHTSTRGRTNMFHVRADMGDDATARLARAFGTSLIMAGEGSPGMLRREATEDGVPTITLEMGEAHRFERDLIDHALEGVRSVFAEYGIYPQETVRWPGWRTIVENWGEKTWLRADAGGIVEMQFERGDLVHEGETICRITNPFKTDETVVGAPFTGLLVGVLENPVVHPGNPLCHLIKLADQQERIIEELTGTKHIGP; encoded by the coding sequence ATGAACAACCAGCACGCGGATACGTTCACCTTCGACGGCGGAGAGGTCCAGCCGGGCGAGACCGAGCAGTTCCGGTTCCCGGTGAGTGAGACGTACCTCGCCGACCCCGTCAGGATCCCCGTGACGGTCATCAACGGCGCCGAGCCCGGTCCGACGGCGTTCCTCTCGGCGGCGGCTCACGGCGACGAACTCAACGGGATTGAGGTGGTTCGCGAGGTCGCACAGGAGTGGGACCACGGGAACGTGCGTGGGACCATCGTCTGTCTCCCCGTCCTCAACGTCCAAGGGTTCACGACACAGGAGCGGTACCTACCGATCTACGATCACGACCTCAATCGCTCGTTCCCGGGGAAGCGGGACGGCACGAGTTCAAGCCGGATCGCCCACGAGATCTACAGCAACTTCGTTGCGCCCTGCGATTTCGGCCTCGACTTCCACACGTCGACGCGGGGGCGGACCAACATGTTCCACGTCCGGGCGGACATGGGCGACGACGCTACCGCCCGGCTCGCCCGGGCGTTCGGCACGAGCCTCATCATGGCCGGGGAGGGCTCGCCGGGGATGCTCCGCCGGGAGGCGACCGAGGACGGCGTCCCGACGATCACCCTTGAGATGGGCGAGGCCCACCGGTTCGAACGCGACCTGATCGACCACGCCCTCGAAGGGGTCCGAAGTGTGTTCGCCGAGTACGGCATTTACCCACAAGAGACCGTCCGCTGGCCCGGCTGGCGGACCATCGTCGAGAACTGGGGCGAGAAAACGTGGCTCCGGGCCGACGCCGGCGGCATCGTCGAGATGCAGTTCGAGCGCGGCGACCTCGTCCACGAGGGCGAAACCATCTGCCGGATCACGAACCCGTTCAAGACCGACGAAACGGTCGTCGGGGCGCCGTTCACCGGGCTCCTCGTCGGGGTACTCGAGAACCCGGTCGTCCACCCGGGGAACCCCCTCTGTCACCTCATCAAGCTCGCGGACCAACAGGAGCGGATCATCGAGGAACTGACCGGGACCAAACACATTGGACCGTGA
- a CDS encoding cytochrome ubiquinol oxidase subunit I encodes MIDAVIASRLQFAVTTIVHIIFPVMSMGLAPFLIYFTWKEIRTDEQVYQQLREFWTKVFAISFVVGTVTGIVLEFEFGTNFAAFSTAAGELFGGPLAIEGMMAFMLEATFLGIFVFGRDRVTDRLYMLSSVFVGLGTWLSALWILIANSWMQTPRGFEMAMQNGQPVVSLVDPIAAYANPRFPWMYVHMQNAAVLSVALFMAGVAAYFVWMNRDTAFWRKTMKIALAVLLISAPLQAIHGDAYGRHVAETQPQKFAAMEAQYDTDSSVGLKLLAFPTSFSDITDPRAENLFVIELPFVASILASGGDPGASITGLNDIPTEAPPVAIVFWAFRAMVGLGMWFILLAFWGGIRWYQGRLFDDDLLAKALVGSSLLGILTVELGWIVTEVGRQPWVIQGVMKTSAGVSPGLTGAEALATLVGFVGVYSALLVLYSYVLTRLIREEAPTRAATPTGDGNRGVTVPNDD; translated from the coding sequence ATGATCGACGCAGTCATCGCCAGCAGACTTCAGTTTGCGGTGACGACGATCGTCCACATCATCTTTCCAGTGATGAGCATGGGGCTTGCGCCCTTTCTGATATACTTCACGTGGAAAGAGATCCGGACGGACGAACAGGTGTACCAACAGCTACGCGAGTTCTGGACCAAGGTGTTTGCCATCAGCTTCGTCGTCGGGACCGTGACCGGGATCGTCCTCGAGTTCGAGTTCGGGACGAACTTCGCCGCCTTCTCGACTGCGGCCGGCGAGCTCTTCGGCGGCCCTCTTGCGATCGAAGGGATGATGGCCTTCATGCTGGAGGCAACGTTCCTCGGAATCTTCGTCTTTGGTCGCGATCGAGTCACCGATCGACTGTACATGCTCTCGAGCGTGTTCGTCGGCCTCGGGACGTGGTTGTCCGCGCTCTGGATACTGATCGCGAACTCTTGGATGCAGACGCCACGAGGGTTCGAGATGGCGATGCAGAACGGCCAGCCGGTCGTCTCGCTTGTCGACCCCATCGCGGCTTACGCGAACCCGCGGTTCCCGTGGATGTACGTCCACATGCAGAACGCGGCCGTGCTCTCCGTCGCACTGTTCATGGCGGGCGTCGCCGCCTACTTCGTCTGGATGAACCGCGACACGGCGTTCTGGCGCAAGACGATGAAGATCGCACTCGCCGTGCTCCTGATCTCCGCCCCGTTGCAAGCGATCCACGGCGACGCCTACGGCCGACACGTCGCCGAGACCCAACCGCAGAAGTTCGCAGCGATGGAGGCGCAATACGATACCGATTCATCAGTCGGTCTGAAACTGTTAGCGTTTCCGACAAGCTTCTCGGACATCACCGACCCGCGCGCGGAGAACCTCTTCGTGATCGAACTGCCCTTCGTCGCGTCGATCTTGGCGAGTGGGGGTGATCCGGGCGCCTCGATCACCGGCTTGAACGACATTCCCACGGAGGCCCCACCGGTCGCCATCGTTTTCTGGGCGTTCCGTGCGATGGTCGGGCTCGGGATGTGGTTCATCCTGCTCGCGTTCTGGGGCGGAATCCGGTGGTATCAGGGTCGACTCTTCGACGACGACCTGCTGGCAAAGGCGCTGGTCGGCTCGTCGCTCCTCGGTATCCTCACCGTCGAACTGGGCTGGATCGTCACAGAGGTCGGCCGGCAGCCGTGGGTGATCCAGGGGGTGATGAAGACGAGCGCCGGCGTCTCCCCCGGCCTCACCGGGGCTGAGGCACTCGCCACGCTTGTCGGCTTCGTCGGGGTGTACTCGGCCCTGCTCGTTCTCTACAGCTACGTCCTGACGCGGCTGATCCGCGAGGAAGCACCCACCCGCGCTGCGACGCCGACGGGCGACGGCAACCGGGGGGTGACCGTTCCGAACGATGATTGA
- a CDS encoding MBL fold metallo-hydrolase, translating into MVETITAERLRDLIDADEEFVLFDTRSPDSFEDWHIADARNVEYSSNDDELIGEFDPDVIGDDDTVVTICATGSSAGKFATYLEAEGYADDVKTVDGGMEAWSMVYDEVPIATENDDLVVVQLQRRSKGCLGYLVGSKRAGEAALIDVTRATDEFLDAATSRGLAVTRVLDTHIHADHISRGRRLADRLGVPYHLGAPAESRDPQFEFDPIEPNDTVELGDVEIKAVHTPGHTTGMTSYLVDNEALLTGDTLFVESIGRTELQFADADARDGARIQYDTLHQAIMTAPNDVKILPGHFSVTDDGEYVDVTPGQPMFSTVGYLWENNEILRLPEEEFVDHMFENLPSKPPNYERVIATNAGEYEPEDTDEETELELGPNRCAATEESAIADD; encoded by the coding sequence ATGGTCGAGACAATCACTGCAGAACGACTGCGCGACCTGATCGATGCCGACGAGGAGTTCGTCCTCTTCGACACACGATCGCCGGACAGTTTCGAGGACTGGCACATCGCCGACGCCCGGAACGTCGAGTACTCCAGCAACGACGACGAACTGATCGGCGAGTTCGACCCAGACGTGATCGGCGACGATGACACCGTCGTGACGATCTGCGCCACGGGGAGCTCCGCCGGCAAGTTCGCCACGTACCTGGAGGCTGAAGGCTACGCGGACGACGTCAAGACCGTCGACGGCGGCATGGAGGCTTGGAGCATGGTGTACGACGAGGTTCCCATCGCCACCGAAAACGACGACCTCGTCGTCGTCCAGCTCCAGCGTCGGTCGAAGGGCTGTCTCGGCTACCTCGTCGGCTCGAAGCGGGCTGGCGAAGCCGCGCTCATCGACGTGACCCGGGCGACCGACGAGTTCCTCGATGCCGCCACATCGCGGGGACTAGCGGTCACGAGGGTCCTCGATACGCACATCCACGCCGACCACATCTCGCGTGGTCGCCGATTGGCCGACCGTCTCGGTGTGCCGTACCACCTCGGCGCGCCCGCTGAGAGCCGGGACCCACAGTTCGAGTTCGACCCGATCGAGCCGAACGATACCGTCGAACTCGGCGACGTGGAGATCAAGGCGGTCCACACGCCCGGCCACACGACCGGGATGACCTCGTACCTCGTCGACAACGAGGCGCTGCTCACGGGCGATACACTGTTCGTCGAGTCCATCGGCCGGACCGAACTCCAGTTCGCTGACGCGGACGCCCGCGACGGCGCCCGTATCCAGTACGACACGCTCCACCAGGCGATCATGACCGCGCCTAACGACGTGAAGATCCTCCCGGGGCACTTCTCCGTCACTGACGACGGCGAGTACGTCGACGTGACCCCGGGCCAGCCGATGTTCTCGACGGTTGGCTACCTCTGGGAGAACAACGAGATCCTCCGACTGCCCGAAGAGGAGTTCGTCGACCACATGTTCGAGAACCTCCCGTCGAAGCCGCCGAACTACGAGCGGGTCATCGCGACAAACGCCGGCGAGTACGAACCGGAAGACACGGACGAAGAGACCGAACTCGAACTGGGTCCGAACCGTTGTGCGGCCACCGAGGAGAGCGCTATCGCAGACGACTAA
- a CDS encoding HpcH/HpaI aldolase family protein, with the protein MDHTAPTNGLAATFEGDGVALGVLDNTYSPTLVEFYGELDLDFVWIDLEHGGPDPWDATLMEDLLRAAERTGVELLLRLPDTEPTLVRKALDLGFRNVFLPRVETATEVREAVKSARFHYDGEPGDRGLASPRASRWGLVDDYTTAEDQETLVGVTVETEESLENLEEILAVPELGFVFVGPLDLSVSLGHPGELDHSEVQEAVETVRSAAVDAGVPVAGLGFGIDDVNEKAANGYDMLNLGTTTGALKGVVTDWFDAYTGERTASR; encoded by the coding sequence ATGGACCATACAGCACCGACGAACGGCCTCGCGGCCACGTTCGAGGGCGACGGCGTCGCGCTCGGCGTGCTCGACAACACGTACAGCCCGACGCTCGTGGAGTTCTACGGCGAACTCGATCTCGACTTCGTCTGGATCGACCTCGAACACGGTGGCCCGGATCCCTGGGACGCGACCCTGATGGAGGACCTCCTCCGCGCCGCCGAACGGACGGGGGTCGAACTGCTCCTTCGACTCCCCGACACGGAGCCGACACTGGTCCGGAAGGCGCTGGATCTCGGGTTCCGTAACGTCTTTCTCCCGCGCGTGGAGACGGCGACGGAGGTCCGTGAGGCGGTCAAGTCCGCTCGGTTCCACTACGACGGCGAGCCCGGTGATCGCGGACTCGCCTCACCGCGGGCCAGCCGTTGGGGGCTCGTCGACGACTACACCACGGCCGAGGATCAGGAGACGCTCGTCGGCGTGACCGTCGAGACCGAGGAATCCCTCGAGAACCTCGAGGAAATCCTCGCGGTCCCCGAACTGGGGTTCGTCTTCGTCGGCCCGCTCGACCTCTCGGTTTCGTTGGGTCATCCCGGGGAACTCGATCACTCGGAGGTGCAGGAAGCCGTCGAGACGGTTCGTTCAGCGGCCGTCGATGCCGGCGTTCCCGTCGCCGGCCTCGGGTTCGGGATCGACGACGTCAATGAGAAAGCGGCCAACGGCTACGACATGCTGAACCTCGGGACCACGACGGGGGCGCTGAAAGGGGTCGTGACCGACTGGTTCGACGCCTACACGGGCGAACGGACGGCGAGTCGGTAG
- a CDS encoding DUF1641 domain-containing protein yields the protein MASNENTADTTAPIEGDRELARVVEENDAELAELLRLLLTAEDLAGDLTPELREAVHENREPLGELRLAFEREETLTLLTKVGTEADTLVELLDILAVSKELTDDLVPELLVAVRENRETVERLRGSFEDEQTLILLERLGDNAETLTELLDLLDATHDLATELTPELQEVAQDNRDLIREFRMAVAGFSDVHGEQEVDMYQLGRNAGNMITTMETLGDPVVTDAVDATVEGFTREDPKPVGFFGLVGALFDADVRRALGRLVAALRALGQADLGDD from the coding sequence ATGGCATCCAATGAAAACACCGCCGACACGACCGCCCCCATCGAGGGCGACCGCGAACTCGCACGCGTCGTCGAAGAGAACGACGCGGAACTCGCCGAGCTACTCCGGCTCCTGCTGACGGCCGAGGACCTCGCGGGAGACCTCACCCCCGAACTCCGGGAGGCCGTTCACGAGAACCGGGAGCCCCTCGGTGAACTCCGACTCGCCTTCGAGCGCGAGGAGACGCTGACGCTCCTCACGAAAGTCGGCACCGAGGCCGACACGCTTGTCGAGCTACTCGACATCCTCGCGGTGTCGAAAGAGCTCACGGACGACCTCGTGCCAGAGCTGCTGGTCGCGGTCCGGGAGAACCGGGAGACGGTCGAGCGGCTCCGCGGCTCGTTCGAAGACGAGCAGACGCTGATACTGCTCGAACGCCTCGGCGACAACGCCGAGACGCTGACGGAACTGCTCGACCTCCTCGATGCGACCCACGACCTGGCGACCGAACTCACGCCGGAGCTACAGGAGGTCGCACAGGACAACCGGGACCTCATCCGCGAGTTCCGGATGGCCGTCGCGGGCTTCAGCGACGTGCACGGCGAACAAGAGGTGGACATGTATCAGCTCGGCCGGAACGCTGGCAACATGATTACCACCATGGAGACACTCGGCGATCCGGTGGTCACCGACGCCGTCGACGCCACTGTCGAGGGGTTCACACGAGAAGACCCGAAGCCGGTCGGCTTCTTCGGGCTCGTCGGCGCACTCTTCGACGCTGACGTCCGACGGGCGCTCGGGCGGCTGGTCGCGGCACTGCGGGCGCTCGGGCAAGCCGACCTCGGTGACGACTGA
- a CDS encoding cytochrome d ubiquinol oxidase subunit II has translation MIEPTALPLSTLADGPLFGLPLTRLWFGLLFVVFGTFLALDGFDFGVGALFATRDDDGEREQLLSAIGPFWDGNEVWLVVFGGLLFAVFPVVYGDLFSRHYLLMFAILGSLILRGLAPEMYEQRHDRQWQRYWGRAFIVGSLAAPFTLGVFVGNWLFGVRGVASAASLTIGLAVVALTVVDGAAFLGLKTRGDLRLETRLFGHVAQVAYLVLAVAALLLGRSASHIDVTAPTTLTLLGVTVVLAAVYVTASRRGRHYVAFAAVAGQVYGLVALVATLLYPLVDPAVGRTAEAAIVSPLPLNLTTIGAALLLPLVAVYFVVLYSAFDGPVDEPEAYS, from the coding sequence ATGATTGAGCCCACTGCCCTACCGCTGTCGACGCTCGCCGACGGCCCGCTGTTCGGCCTGCCGCTGACGCGGCTCTGGTTCGGACTGCTCTTCGTCGTCTTCGGGACGTTTCTCGCGCTCGATGGCTTTGACTTCGGAGTCGGCGCGCTGTTCGCTACGCGTGACGACGACGGCGAGCGCGAGCAGTTACTCTCGGCGATCGGGCCGTTCTGGGACGGGAACGAGGTGTGGCTCGTCGTCTTCGGCGGTCTCCTCTTCGCCGTGTTCCCGGTAGTCTACGGCGACTTGTTCAGCCGCCACTACCTCCTGATGTTCGCGATCCTCGGGTCGCTCATCCTGCGTGGCTTAGCTCCGGAGATGTACGAACAGCGCCACGACCGCCAGTGGCAGCGGTACTGGGGCCGGGCGTTCATCGTGGGCAGCCTCGCTGCCCCGTTCACTCTCGGCGTGTTCGTCGGCAACTGGCTGTTCGGAGTTCGAGGCGTCGCCTCCGCGGCGAGCCTGACGATCGGGCTGGCGGTCGTCGCCCTGACCGTCGTCGACGGCGCCGCGTTCCTCGGACTGAAGACCCGCGGGGACCTCCGGTTGGAGACGCGCCTGTTCGGCCACGTGGCACAGGTCGCCTACCTCGTTCTCGCAGTCGCGGCCCTCCTACTGGGCCGCTCGGCGTCCCACATCGACGTCACTGCGCCGACGACGCTCACGTTGCTCGGTGTGACAGTGGTGCTCGCAGCCGTCTACGTGACTGCCAGCCGCCGGGGGCGACATTACGTGGCGTTCGCCGCCGTCGCTGGCCAGGTGTACGGACTCGTGGCGTTGGTGGCCACGCTGCTCTACCCGCTGGTGGACCCCGCTGTGGGCCGAACCGCAGAGGCCGCCATCGTATCCCCACTCCCCCTCAATCTGACGACTATCGGGGCGGCGCTGCTGTTACCGCTGGTCGCAGTCTACTTCGTGGTTCTCTACTCGGCGTTCGATGGGCCGGTTGACGAGCCCGAGGCCTACTCCTGA
- a CDS encoding NAD(P)/FAD-dependent oxidoreductase has protein sequence MPFRRISYSMDHIVVLGAGVGGAMSANMLDRRLDDDTQITVVDKGTEHAYQPSYYLLPFGYMEPEDQFRDIREIMRPGVEFVEDEVTGVDPDAKTVDLSEETISYDYLIAGLGNRLGGESIPGMMEGWEETESVFPFYYFEAAMDMREGLKSFDGGTFVVSVPDTPFKCGGAPLKMTMLAEDYFRRQGIRDDVDVVMTKPGDAVFGVSPYREKLEEIWAERDIEFRGNFTVEEIDFEAQEIHSIEGETQEYDFYAPVPPQFGQPALTENSPLTEGDDEHGGEYVTVDENTMQHTEYPDVFGIGDAGDTPNAKTAAAARKQAHVVVDNLVAHMNDGRMTAEYHGYAACPLLTKKGKAMIAEFDYENSISAPVESRANWILDINVLPSVYWNAWLRGYDPLP, from the coding sequence ATGCCGTTCCGCCGTATATCGTACAGTATGGACCACATAGTGGTACTCGGTGCAGGTGTCGGGGGCGCGATGAGCGCGAACATGCTCGATCGGCGCCTCGACGACGACACGCAGATCACAGTCGTCGACAAAGGCACAGAACACGCCTATCAGCCGTCGTACTACCTGTTGCCGTTCGGGTACATGGAACCGGAAGACCAGTTCCGCGATATCCGGGAGATAATGCGCCCGGGTGTCGAGTTCGTCGAGGACGAGGTTACCGGTGTCGACCCCGACGCGAAGACGGTCGACCTCTCGGAGGAGACCATCTCCTACGACTACCTGATCGCCGGCTTGGGCAATCGACTAGGCGGCGAGTCGATACCGGGGATGATGGAGGGGTGGGAAGAGACCGAGTCGGTCTTCCCGTTCTACTACTTCGAGGCGGCGATGGACATGCGGGAGGGGCTGAAATCGTTCGACGGCGGCACGTTCGTCGTCAGCGTCCCTGACACGCCGTTCAAATGCGGTGGTGCGCCGCTGAAGATGACGATGCTCGCCGAGGACTACTTCCGGCGACAGGGGATTCGCGACGACGTCGACGTGGTGATGACCAAGCCCGGCGACGCCGTCTTCGGGGTCTCCCCGTACCGCGAGAAGCTCGAAGAAATCTGGGCCGAGCGGGACATCGAGTTCCGCGGCAACTTCACCGTCGAGGAGATCGACTTCGAGGCCCAGGAGATACACTCCATCGAGGGTGAAACCCAAGAGTACGACTTCTACGCGCCCGTGCCGCCGCAGTTCGGCCAACCGGCGCTGACCGAGAACTCGCCGCTCACCGAGGGCGACGACGAACACGGTGGTGAGTACGTCACTGTCGACGAGAACACGATGCAACACACCGAGTACCCGGACGTCTTCGGTATCGGTGACGCCGGCGACACGCCGAACGCGAAGACGGCGGCTGCGGCACGGAAGCAGGCCCACGTCGTCGTCGACAACCTCGTCGCCCACATGAACGACGGTCGGATGACCGCCGAGTACCACGGCTACGCCGCCTGCCCCCTCCTGACGAAGAAGGGGAAGGCGATGATCGCCGAGTTCGACTACGAGAACAGCATCTCGGCGCCCGTCGAGAGCCGGGCAAACTGGATTCTGGACATCAACGTCCTGCCGAGCGTGTACTGGAACGCGTGGCTTCGAGGGTACGACCCCCTCCCCTAA
- a CDS encoding Cdc6/Cdc18 family protein: MVHVRCKGIDKSYHVMAHLLKELREKRFGPGEELPSGYRKKRLLSMIIDELEAISGTVIVILDEIDAIGSDDYILYELPRAEPDDVRLLIIGITNDLQFREGLDADVRSSLGEDEIEFAPYDANQLRDILARRAAGALRDTEVSDEDEPFATLDSDILTGDVIPLTSALAAQGSGDAREAIKLLFRACRFADDAGESSVTEQHVRGAHQYLEQAAVERGIQSLPLQRALALLTVTHATIIGNEVSETKDLHNLYEVFCDHIDATAISERRFRDKLNDLGDSGILSKDTRGRGQGLGKTNRYELEVKAETVLDNLTDDSQIEHVVDEMLSPRLE, translated from the coding sequence GTGGTCCACGTCCGCTGCAAGGGGATCGACAAGAGCTACCACGTGATGGCGCATCTGCTGAAAGAACTCCGCGAGAAACGCTTCGGACCTGGTGAAGAACTCCCGAGCGGCTACCGGAAAAAGAGGCTGCTGTCGATGATCATCGACGAACTGGAAGCGATCAGCGGGACAGTGATCGTGATCCTCGACGAGATCGACGCCATTGGCAGCGACGACTACATCCTCTACGAACTCCCGCGAGCCGAACCAGACGACGTCCGACTGTTGATCATCGGTATCACGAACGATCTCCAGTTCCGAGAGGGTCTCGACGCCGACGTCCGCTCCTCGCTTGGCGAGGACGAGATCGAGTTTGCACCCTACGACGCGAACCAACTCCGGGATATCCTCGCACGCCGTGCGGCTGGTGCCCTTCGGGACACAGAGGTCAGCGACGAAGACGAGCCGTTCGCCACACTCGACAGCGACATACTCACCGGCGACGTGATCCCGCTGACTAGCGCACTCGCTGCCCAAGGTTCCGGCGACGCCCGAGAGGCGATTAAACTGCTGTTCCGGGCGTGCCGCTTCGCCGATGACGCCGGCGAATCGTCCGTCACCGAACAGCATGTTCGCGGCGCCCACCAGTACCTCGAGCAGGCGGCCGTCGAGAGGGGTATCCAATCGCTCCCACTCCAGCGTGCGCTCGCGCTCTTGACCGTCACGCACGCGACGATCATCGGCAACGAGGTCTCAGAGACGAAAGACCTCCACAACCTCTACGAAGTTTTCTGTGACCACATCGACGCCACGGCGATCTCCGAGCGGCGGTTCCGTGACAAGCTTAACGACCTCGGCGACTCGGGAATCCTCTCAAAGGACACCCGTGGCCGGGGACAGGGACTCGGGAAAACGAACCGCTACGAGTTGGAAGTCAAGGCCGAAACCGTCCTCGACAACCTCACCGACGACAGCCAGATCGAGCACGTCGTTGACGAGATGCTCAGCCCACGTTTGGAGTAG
- a CDS encoding rhodanese-like domain-containing protein yields MQFFDAEDTLEDLPPSAKFIFKELTREGSMTLKGITEATLLGSRTARYGLEKLQSAGLVESAPAIHDGRQTCYSVRARPMGGDRTGHPERLLVSPDAAREMLSAFETDDPEFRLIEVSTTYDEGHVPGAVELDPQRDFSDAGGRTVPGRERLASILGERGVTADSTVVLYSDGMNEFAAFVYWVLKHYRHRDVRLLDGGKQYWTENDYRTTQREPDVTPVQYDAQPPNDQIRAYRDDVYDALSTDVTLVDVRSPEEYRGETTVPARASGHIPRTVNVEWTSVARENGRFEYWNGLEETFIDAGVEEGDEIILYCNVGERSALVWFVLSELLGYPHVRNYDGSWSEWGNLVDAPVESPDRD; encoded by the coding sequence ATGCAATTCTTCGACGCCGAAGACACGCTGGAGGACCTGCCGCCCAGCGCCAAGTTCATCTTCAAGGAGCTAACCCGCGAGGGGTCGATGACGCTCAAGGGGATCACCGAGGCGACGCTGTTGGGCTCGCGGACGGCCCGATACGGGCTGGAGAAGCTACAGTCGGCGGGATTGGTCGAGAGCGCACCTGCGATCCACGACGGCCGACAGACCTGTTACAGTGTGCGGGCCCGACCGATGGGTGGCGATCGGACGGGCCATCCCGAACGGCTCCTCGTGAGCCCGGACGCCGCCCGGGAGATGCTCTCAGCGTTCGAGACCGACGATCCCGAGTTCCGGCTTATCGAGGTCTCGACGACGTACGACGAGGGACACGTCCCGGGCGCGGTGGAGCTTGACCCACAGCGGGACTTCAGCGACGCCGGCGGCCGAACCGTTCCTGGCAGGGAGCGCCTCGCCTCGATTCTCGGCGAACGGGGAGTCACAGCCGACAGCACGGTTGTTCTATACAGCGACGGCATGAACGAGTTCGCAGCCTTCGTCTACTGGGTGCTGAAACACTACCGGCACCGAGATGTCCGCTTGCTCGACGGCGGCAAGCAGTACTGGACGGAGAACGACTATCGGACGACTCAGCGCGAGCCGGACGTTACCCCCGTTCAGTACGACGCCCAGCCCCCGAACGATCAGATTCGGGCGTACCGTGACGACGTATACGACGCGCTCTCGACGGACGTTACGCTCGTCGACGTCCGGTCGCCCGAAGAGTACCGCGGGGAAACGACCGTTCCCGCCCGGGCGTCCGGCCACATTCCGCGGACGGTAAACGTCGAGTGGACGAGCGTCGCCCGGGAGAACGGCCGGTTCGAGTACTGGAACGGACTCGAGGAGACGTTCATCGACGCCGGCGTCGAGGAGGGCGACGAGATCATCCTCTACTGTAACGTCGGCGAGCGATCCGCGCTCGTCTGGTTCGTGCTCTCGGAGCTGTTGGGCTACCCCCACGTCCGGAACTACGACGGCTCGTGGAGCGAGTGGGGGAACCTCGTCGACGCTCCCGTCGAGTCGCCGGATCGGGATTGA